The proteins below are encoded in one region of Hordeum vulgare subsp. vulgare chromosome 3H, MorexV3_pseudomolecules_assembly, whole genome shotgun sequence:
- the LOC123443413 gene encoding protein HOTHEAD-like: MYTIALSIPRCCYPLHKRVKCIGQGCEVEKSETTRQKASTLRTVRGGWVEKTRKKNKGRSLVSMGLISGGVFFKILAFLCFIRLSQGRNHSASPDLPPLRKASSFSKIQHEAYDYIIVGGGTAGCPLAATLSKKYKVLLLERGGSPYGNRNISYLENFHICLTDQSKNSPSQGFISTDGVINARAKVLGGGTCINAGFYSRANRRFVQDAGWDEELVNQSYPWVEERIVYWPKIAPWQAALRDGLLEAGVSPYNGYTYDHLFGTKVGGTIFDEAGYRHTAADLLAAANPNNLKVLLHASVNKIMFKTRHGHQKQSAIGVQFTDENGGHHQAFLSQKRGSEIIVSAGAIGSPQLLLISGIGPKSELKKHNIPIVLHNEHVGKGMSDNPLSSVFIPTKDPPKQSLIETVGITDDGVFIEASSGFGQTGESIHCHHGIMSAEIGQLSTIPPKERSLEAVRKYVRNKNSLPKEVFHGGFILSKIDGPLSTGNLVLVDTDPNSNPKVTFNYFNHPQDLRRCVYGIKTIERIVSTNTFSNFTPKDGGYSMEKLLNMSVAANINLIPKHTNDSTSLEQFCRDTVVTIWHYHGGCHVGKVVDQQYKVIGASGLRVIDGSTLSRSPGTNPQATVMMMGRYMGVKILRERLGRAAGV, encoded by the exons ATGTACACAATAGCTCTCTCAATTCCACGGTGCTGCTACCCTCTACATAAACGAGTGAAATGCATTGGGCAAGGTTGCGAGGTGGAGAAATCAGAGACCACGAGACAGAAGGCAAGTACGCTACGCACAGTCAGAGGTGGCTGGGTGGAAAAGACAAGGAAGAAAAACAAGGGGCGCTCTTTGGTTTCAATGGGTTTGATCAGCGGAGGGGTGTTCTTCAAGATCTTGGCGTTCCTCTGCTTCATCAGATTATCTCAAG GAAGAAACCATTCCGCATCACCGGATCTCCCTCCCCTCCGGAAGGCAAGCAGTTTCTCCAAAATCCAGCATGAGGCGTATGACTACATCATTGTCGGCGGAGGCACGGCCGGATGCCCATTGGCCGCAACGCTGTCGAAGAAGTACAAGGTGCTCTTGCTTGAGAGAGGTGGATCTCCATATGGCAACCGCAACATCTCATACCTTGAGAACTTCCACATTTGCTTGACCGATCAATCGAAGAATTCCCCATCTCAGGGATTCATCTCCACTGATGGTGTCATCAATGCCCGAGCAAAGGTTCTAGGTGGAGGAACATGTATCAATGCCGGCTTCTACAGCCGAGCCAACCGAAG ATTTGTGCAGGATGCAGGATGGGATGAAGAGTTGGTGAATCAGTCCTACCCCTGGGTCGAAGAGAGGATTGTTTATTGGCCAAAGATTGCGCCTTGGCAAGCCGCCCTTCGTGATGGTCTGCTTGAAGCAGGGGTATCGCCTTACAATGGATATACCTATGACCATCTCTTTGGAACCAAAGTTGGGGGAACCATCTTTGATGAGGCTGGGTACCGGCACACTGCTGCTGACCTCTTAGCTGCTGCAAATCCTAACAACCTCAAAGTGCTGCTTCATGCTAGTGTGAACAAAATAATGTTCAAAACGAGACATG GACATCAAAAACAGAGTGCTATTGGGGTTCAATTTACGGATGAGAATGGCGGGCACCATCAAGCCTTTCTCAGCCAGAAGAGAGGCAGTGAGATCATTGTCTCTGCCGGCGCAATTGGAAGCCCCCAGCTGTTATTGATCAGCGGCATTGGACCAAAGAGTGAACTTAAGAAGCATAACATTCCTATAGTTCTTCACAACGAACACGTGGGTAAAGGGATGTCAGACAACCCACTGAGCTCCGTATTTATACCCACCAAGGATCCCCCAAAGCAATCTCTTATTGAGACTGTTGGAATAACTGATGATGGTGTGTTTATCGAAGCCAGCAGCGGTTTTGGCCAGACAGGGGAGAGCATCCACTGCCACCATGGAATCATGTCTGCTGAG ATTGGGCAGTTGTCGACGATTCCTCCAAAGGAGAGAAGTTTAGAAGCAGTCCGTAAGTATGTACGTAACAAAAATAGCCTACCCAAAGAAGTATTCCATGGAGGGTTTATTCTTTCGAAGATTGATGGCCCGTTGTCTACTGGTAATCTAGTTCTTGTGGATACTGATCCCAACAGCAATCCTAAGGTCACCTTCAACTACTTCAACCATCCACAGGATCTGAGACGATGTGTTTACGGGATCAAGACCATAGAGAGAATAGTTAGTACAAACACTTTCTCAAACTTTACTCCCAAAGATGGTGGATATTCAATGGAAAAACTGCTCAACATGAGTGTAGCAGCTAACATAAACCTGATACCGAAGCACACAAATGACAGCACATCCTTGGAGCAGTTTTGCAGGGATACAGTGGTCACCATCTGGCATTACCATGGTGGGTGCCATGTAGGCAAGGTGGTTGACCAACAGTACAAAGTTATTGGCGCCTCAGGCCTCCGGGTAATTGACGGATCAACCCTATCCAGGTCGCCAGGAACAAACCCACAAGCCACAGTCATGATGATGGGCAG ATACATGGGAGTAAAGATCTTAAGGGAAAGGTTAGGACGAGCGGCTGGAGTATAA